The following proteins are co-located in the Flavobacterium sp. CECT 9288 genome:
- a CDS encoding ORF6N domain-containing protein, whose translation MEIEIIQNKIFEIRGQRVMLDFDLALLYNVENKALKQAIRRNITRFPEDFMFELSEIEFNSLRSQIVTSKRGGVRYMPFAFTEQGIAMLSSVLSSEKAIAINISIIRAFVTLRQFNLTYSELKERIVAIESQFPDIYKALNYLVDKDKNIINEIERNKIGYKNDIQRDEP comes from the coding sequence ATGGAAATAGAGATCATACAAAACAAAATATTTGAGATTAGAGGTCAAAGAGTAATGCTTGATTTTGATTTAGCCTTGTTGTATAACGTAGAAAATAAAGCATTAAAACAAGCAATTAGAAGAAACATTACTCGATTTCCTGAAGATTTTATGTTTGAACTATCAGAAATAGAGTTTAATAGTTTGAGGTCACAAATTGTTACCTCAAAAAGAGGAGGTGTTAGGTACATGCCTTTTGCCTTTACAGAACAAGGAATAGCGATGCTTTCAAGTGTTTTAAGTAGTGAAAAAGCAATAGCAATAAACATCTCAATAATAAGAGCTTTTGTTACGCTCAGACAATTTAATTTGACCTACAGTGAACTAAAAGAAAGAATTGTGGCAATAGAAAGCCAATTTCCAGATATTTATAAAGCTTTAAATTATTTAGTTGATAAAGATAAAAATATTATCAATGAAATTGAAAGAAATAAAATTGGTTATAAAAACGACATACAACGGGACGAACCCTAG
- a CDS encoding phospho-sugar mutase — MEIKQNILDAVNEWLTPTFDNATQVAVKEMISNSPKYLEESFYKNLEFGTGGMRGVMGVGNNRINKYTLGKSTQGLSNYLHTTFPNQPLKAVIAYDCRKNSDTLAKVVADVFSANGIEVYLFSELRPTPELSFAVKHLGCQCGIVLTASHNPPEYNGYKVYWQDGGQIVPPQDKGIIDVIEKLTYDQIQFTANEDLIHYVDTAIDAAFITSSIANASFNTSQTAKDDLNIVFTSLHGTSITIIPETLAQAGYNNVHIVEEQRVPNGDFPTVKSPNPEEPEALTMALELADKTQADIVVGTDPDCDRLGVAVRNNEGKMVLLNGNQTMVLMTAFLLEQWKKAGKINGKQFIGSTIVSTPMMMELGTNYGVECKVGLTGFKWIAKMIKDFPELEFIGGGEESFGYMVGDAVRDKDAVAATLLVCEMAAQAKANGSTVYQELVKLYVDNGFYKEHLVSITKKGMEGLQEITQMMIDLRENPLKEINGERVIMVEDYQSSIAKNLLDGAESTMTIPKSNVLIYYTEDGSKICARPSGTEPKIKFYISVNTTLNAVEDFEEVEAILDQKIANIITAMQLN, encoded by the coding sequence ATGGAAATCAAACAAAACATTCTAGATGCGGTAAATGAGTGGCTTACACCAACATTTGATAACGCTACACAAGTGGCTGTAAAAGAGATGATATCTAATTCTCCAAAATATTTAGAGGAAAGTTTTTACAAAAACTTAGAATTTGGAACTGGAGGAATGCGCGGTGTAATGGGCGTAGGAAACAACCGTATTAATAAATATACACTTGGAAAAAGCACACAAGGATTGTCAAATTACTTGCACACTACTTTTCCGAACCAACCATTAAAAGCAGTTATTGCTTACGATTGTAGAAAAAACAGTGATACGCTTGCAAAGGTGGTTGCTGATGTTTTTTCGGCAAACGGGATTGAAGTATATTTATTTTCGGAATTGAGACCTACACCAGAATTGTCTTTTGCAGTAAAACATTTGGGATGTCAATGTGGTATTGTACTTACGGCATCTCACAACCCACCTGAATACAACGGATACAAAGTATACTGGCAAGATGGTGGTCAAATTGTTCCGCCACAAGACAAAGGTATTATTGATGTTATTGAAAAATTGACCTACGATCAAATTCAGTTTACAGCAAATGAAGATTTAATTCATTATGTTGACACCGCTATTGATGCCGCATTTATAACCTCATCTATTGCAAATGCAAGTTTTAACACTTCGCAGACAGCAAAAGACGATTTAAATATTGTGTTTACCTCATTACACGGTACCTCAATAACTATCATTCCAGAAACTTTAGCTCAAGCTGGTTATAATAATGTACATATTGTTGAGGAACAACGAGTGCCAAATGGAGATTTCCCAACAGTAAAATCGCCAAATCCTGAAGAGCCAGAAGCATTGACGATGGCACTTGAATTGGCAGATAAAACCCAAGCAGATATTGTTGTGGGTACTGATCCAGATTGTGACAGATTAGGAGTTGCTGTGCGAAATAACGAGGGTAAAATGGTATTGTTGAACGGAAATCAAACTATGGTTTTGATGACCGCATTCTTGCTAGAGCAATGGAAAAAAGCTGGAAAAATTAACGGAAAACAATTTATTGGTTCTACGATTGTATCGACTCCTATGATGATGGAACTTGGCACTAATTACGGCGTAGAATGCAAGGTAGGTTTGACCGGTTTTAAATGGATTGCCAAAATGATCAAAGATTTCCCAGAACTAGAGTTCATAGGTGGTGGCGAAGAGAGTTTTGGATATATGGTGGGAGATGCTGTACGCGATAAAGATGCTGTTGCAGCAACACTTTTGGTTTGCGAAATGGCGGCTCAAGCCAAAGCCAATGGAAGTACTGTATACCAAGAACTAGTTAAATTGTATGTAGACAACGGTTTTTACAAAGAACACTTGGTATCAATCACTAAAAAAGGAATGGAAGGTTTGCAAGAAATCACACAAATGATGATTGACTTACGTGAAAATCCTTTGAAAGAAATCAACGGAGAAAGAGTGATCATGGTAGAAGATTACCAATCAAGTATTGCTAAAAACTTATTGGATGGTGCTGAATCAACCATGACGATTCCAAAATCGAATGTATTGATTTACTATACCGAAGACGGTTCTAAAATATGTGCTCGACCAAGTGGTACCGAACCAAAAATTAAATTTTATATCAGTGTAAATACTACACTAAATGCTGTTGAAGATTTTGAAGAAGTAGAAGCAATTCTGGACCAAAAAATCGCCAACATTATTACTGCAATGCAATTGAACTAA
- a CDS encoding ABC transporter ATP-binding protein, which produces MDQNIKKLIPFTKPYQSHIVWNIIYNILYALFSTISMLTLFPVLQVLFGKTEKVFKEPVYSGIGNLKDYVTEYINFKVSSLSDNESTEVVLLFVVAMVITTFFIKNLFNYLASYHIMHLKNGVLKDLRRSMYAKIIELPISYYSEKRKGDMMARMLGDVNEVQNSFFSILELVVKEPLTIIFALGMMFAISTKLTLFVLIFMPISGYIISKLAKNLRSQSREAQKESGSLISVVEETLGGLKVIKSYNAEPTFKGRFNESVTRLLNLTNSIGSRNNLATPLSEFLGVTTIAILLFYGGILVLNDKTLDGASFIVYLTLAFNILTPAKAISKASYSVKNGLAAAERVFEVLDVENEITSKENAIQKDAFESDITISNINFKYEDEKVLKNFSLQVKKGQTVALVGQSGSGKSTIANLLTRFYDVNEGTISIDGTDIKDLDLQSLRGLMGLVTQDSILFNDTIKANIALGKPNATDEEIIEALKIANAFEFVQDLPKGIHSNIGDSGNKLSGGQKQRLSIARAVLKNPPIMILDEATSALDTESEKFVQVALENMMQNRTSIVIAHRLSTIQKADVIVVMQKGKIVEQGNHEELIALQGVYNKLVSLQSLE; this is translated from the coding sequence ATGGATCAAAACATAAAAAAATTAATACCCTTTACAAAACCTTATCAATCACATATTGTATGGAACATTATATACAACATTTTGTATGCTTTGTTTAGTACAATATCTATGTTGACTTTGTTTCCTGTTTTACAGGTACTTTTTGGAAAAACTGAAAAAGTATTCAAAGAGCCAGTTTACTCTGGAATTGGTAACTTAAAGGATTATGTAACAGAATATATAAACTTTAAAGTTTCATCTTTATCAGATAATGAGAGTACTGAAGTAGTATTGTTGTTTGTGGTAGCTATGGTTATCACTACATTTTTCATTAAGAATTTGTTCAACTACTTGGCTTCCTATCACATCATGCACTTAAAAAACGGTGTTTTGAAGGATTTGAGACGATCGATGTATGCCAAAATCATTGAATTGCCTATCTCCTACTACTCTGAAAAAAGAAAAGGTGATATGATGGCGCGCATGCTAGGCGATGTAAACGAAGTTCAAAACTCTTTTTTCTCCATTTTAGAATTGGTAGTAAAAGAACCCTTGACTATTATTTTTGCATTAGGAATGATGTTTGCCATAAGCACCAAATTAACATTATTCGTACTGATTTTCATGCCTATTTCGGGTTATATCATTTCTAAATTGGCTAAAAATTTAAGAAGCCAATCCAGAGAAGCACAGAAAGAAAGTGGCTCTTTAATTTCTGTTGTTGAAGAAACATTAGGTGGTTTAAAAGTGATAAAAAGCTATAATGCCGAACCTACTTTTAAAGGTCGCTTTAATGAATCTGTAACCCGTTTATTAAATCTAACCAACAGCATAGGAAGCCGCAACAACTTAGCTACACCATTGAGCGAATTTCTGGGAGTAACCACAATTGCTATTTTACTTTTTTACGGAGGAATTTTAGTTTTGAATGACAAAACGCTTGACGGAGCTTCGTTTATTGTATATTTAACGCTAGCTTTCAATATTTTAACTCCTGCAAAAGCTATTTCAAAAGCATCTTATTCTGTGAAAAACGGATTGGCTGCTGCTGAACGTGTTTTTGAGGTTTTAGATGTAGAAAACGAAATCACATCCAAAGAAAATGCTATTCAAAAAGACGCATTTGAATCGGATATTACCATTTCAAATATCAACTTTAAATACGAAGACGAAAAAGTGTTAAAAAACTTTTCGTTACAAGTAAAAAAAGGACAAACGGTGGCACTCGTAGGACAATCTGGAAGTGGAAAAAGTACCATTGCTAATTTACTAACTCGTTTTTATGATGTAAATGAAGGTACAATTTCAATTGATGGAACAGACATTAAGGATCTTGATTTGCAATCGTTACGTGGTTTAATGGGATTGGTAACACAAGACAGTATTTTATTTAATGATACCATCAAAGCCAATATTGCATTGGGAAAACCAAATGCTACCGATGAGGAAATTATTGAAGCTTTGAAAATTGCGAATGCCTTTGAGTTTGTACAAGATCTACCAAAAGGAATTCACTCGAACATTGGCGACAGTGGAAATAAATTATCTGGAGGACAAAAACAACGTTTGTCTATCGCTCGTGCGGTTTTGAAAAATCCACCGATCATGATTTTGGATGAAGCAACCTCAGCATTAGATACCGAAAGCGAAAAATTTGTTCAAGTAGCCCTCGAGAACATGATGCAAAATAGAACTTCAATTGTTATTGCTCATAGATTATCCACAATTCAAAAAGCAGATGTAATTGTCGTGATGCAAAAAGGAAAAATTGTTGAGCAAGGAAACCACGAAGAATTGATTGCGCTGCAAGGTGTTTACAATAAACTGGTGAGTTTGCAATCGCTTGAGTAG
- a CDS encoding DUF2306 domain-containing protein has product MLFKIILVLHILSGFTGLLLGTVVLIRKKGDRIHKRIGLIFTVAMVSTGLCAFYLSYVHPNLFLFIVGVFTIYLAVSGYRMIQLKKAHLGQKPQLGDALLTIAMLICSAIFYYIGIRYVLAKQVFGIVFLLFGTASLRLCYIEYKAYIGKVTDSLYSLKNHIGRMTGAYIAAFTAFIVVNNTFLPDVVAWSLPGILGGIFISRSIQKLKSNPKNI; this is encoded by the coding sequence ATGCTATTCAAAATTATCTTAGTGCTGCACATTCTTTCTGGTTTTACCGGTTTACTATTGGGTACCGTTGTTTTAATTCGTAAAAAAGGGGACCGAATTCATAAAAGAATTGGTTTGATTTTTACCGTAGCAATGGTCAGCACCGGATTGTGTGCTTTTTACTTATCGTACGTACATCCTAATTTATTTCTTTTTATCGTGGGTGTTTTTACAATCTACTTGGCGGTTTCGGGATACAGAATGATACAATTAAAAAAAGCCCATTTGGGTCAGAAACCGCAACTTGGCGATGCATTGTTAACGATTGCCATGTTGATTTGTTCAGCGATTTTTTATTACATTGGCATTCGTTATGTATTAGCCAAACAAGTTTTTGGTATCGTATTTCTACTATTTGGAACTGCTAGTTTACGATTGTGCTACATAGAGTATAAAGCCTACATAGGCAAAGTTACCGATTCTTTATACAGTTTAAAAAATCATATTGGCCGCATGACAGGTGCCTATATTGCTGCGTTTACGGCTTTTATTGTAGTCAACAATACTTTTTTACCTGATGTAGTAGCTTGGAGTTTACCTGGAATTTTAGGCGGTATTTTTATATCGAGATCCATCCAAAAACTAAAATCAAATCCAAAAAATATTTAG
- a CDS encoding aspartyl protease family protein, which produces MKRIFAAILFLSFTVVNYAQNTKIDSIPFSLKSSLLIFKGKLNGVPTDFMLDTGAALGVVPTSKASAANIKISGIKNITDSNENQNSMQSAVIETVTIGTFNIHNVKSIVHDMPFLSCTETYLLGANAINKLNWKIDFDKKLLYVSDAVFEPSIEMLEVPIVYKSNRHFTAITIQGTTLKNCLIDTGYNDFLEVPTNEPVLKKLKKDLKNDIISSSRISMSLSEMKINTFETLSFDNLVLGNKRFDNVKTDSRPDIEKKIGIKFFSQLTSVTIMNNSTSTYHLQLSNKPISLQLSFDADVFLKNGKLVITGKSNLAESTAKDLTIGEEILSVNGRKAADFKNECDFISWRIEANTNDTMELILANGKKITLKKQILKS; this is translated from the coding sequence ATGAAAAGAATTTTTGCAGCAATATTATTCTTGAGTTTTACAGTTGTCAATTACGCTCAAAACACAAAAATAGATTCGATTCCGTTTAGCTTAAAATCAAGTTTACTGATTTTTAAAGGAAAACTAAACGGAGTACCAACCGACTTTATGTTAGACACTGGTGCTGCATTGGGTGTGGTTCCAACAAGCAAAGCGAGCGCGGCTAATATTAAGATTTCTGGAATAAAAAATATCACTGATAGTAACGAAAATCAAAACAGCATGCAATCAGCAGTTATAGAAACGGTTACTATTGGTACATTTAATATACATAACGTAAAAAGCATCGTACATGACATGCCTTTTCTATCTTGCACAGAAACCTATTTGCTTGGCGCCAATGCCATTAATAAACTAAATTGGAAAATTGATTTTGACAAAAAACTGTTATACGTTTCTGACGCTGTGTTTGAACCCTCTATCGAAATGCTAGAAGTACCAATTGTTTATAAAAGCAACAGGCATTTTACTGCCATTACGATTCAAGGTACTACATTAAAAAATTGTTTGATCGATACTGGTTACAACGATTTTCTTGAAGTTCCAACTAATGAACCTGTACTTAAAAAGCTGAAAAAAGACCTTAAAAATGATATTATTAGTAGTTCAAGAATAAGCATGAGCCTTTCTGAGATGAAAATCAATACTTTTGAAACGCTTTCCTTTGACAACTTAGTACTTGGAAATAAACGCTTTGACAATGTAAAAACAGATAGTAGACCCGATATTGAAAAAAAGATAGGAATTAAATTTTTCTCCCAATTGACTTCTGTTACAATAATGAATAACAGTACGTCAACCTATCATTTGCAATTGTCTAACAAACCTATTTCCTTGCAATTGAGTTTTGATGCTGATGTGTTTCTGAAAAATGGCAAATTGGTAATCACCGGAAAAAGCAATCTAGCAGAAAGCACAGCAAAAGACTTAACAATTGGAGAAGAAATTCTATCAGTTAACGGACGCAAAGCAGCCGACTTTAAAAATGAATGCGATTTTATTTCTTGGCGTATAGAAGCTAATACAAATGACACAATGGAACTAATACTGGCAAATGGCAAAAAAATAACGCTAAAAAAACAAATTCTTAAATCGTAA
- a CDS encoding DUF3667 domain-containing protein encodes MEQNCQNCNTLILNNFCDNCGQKKFKKIDRKYIWDEIQYTFLHTNKGFLYSVKNIIKNPGKTARSFIDGNRVNHYKPILLVFVLTGISTFISVKIIGFEKIMSTLYAKETLNSEYMNDVMTSLKSYNSILMLLLIPVFALSTKLAFRKWGNNYYEHVVINAYIVCVYTLFSIIIISPLLYLFKNNMDYFKMISSLTILCVPFILVWFFRGFYPTRPLKNIIGRVLLTLTFLFILFLLLMLLAVLGGVVYAIIAGPESLEYFKPKQ; translated from the coding sequence ATGGAACAAAATTGCCAAAACTGTAATACATTAATTTTAAATAACTTCTGCGATAATTGTGGTCAGAAAAAATTTAAAAAAATAGATAGAAAATATATTTGGGATGAAATTCAATATACTTTTTTACATACTAACAAAGGTTTTTTATACTCTGTAAAAAACATTATCAAGAATCCAGGAAAAACAGCCCGTTCGTTCATTGACGGCAATAGAGTAAATCATTATAAACCAATATTGTTAGTATTTGTTCTCACTGGTATCTCCACATTTATCTCTGTAAAGATAATTGGTTTCGAAAAAATTATGAGTACACTTTATGCAAAGGAAACACTCAACTCTGAATACATGAATGATGTGATGACTTCTCTTAAAAGTTATAACTCCATTTTGATGCTATTACTTATACCTGTCTTTGCATTATCTACCAAACTTGCGTTTAGAAAATGGGGCAATAACTATTATGAACACGTAGTTATCAATGCTTATATCGTTTGCGTTTACACTCTCTTTAGCATTATTATAATCAGTCCGTTACTATATCTATTTAAAAATAATATGGACTACTTTAAAATGATTTCGAGTTTGACCATCCTATGTGTTCCTTTTATTTTAGTTTGGTTTTTCAGAGGATTTTATCCCACGAGACCTCTAAAAAACATAATTGGCCGTGTACTATTAACTTTAACTTTCTTATTTATTTTGTTTTTACTTTTAATGCTACTTGCAGTTTTAGGTGGAGTTGTTTATGCCATAATCGCTGGACCAGAATCACTAGAGTATTTCAAGCCAAAACAATAA
- a CDS encoding carboxypeptidase-like regulatory domain-containing protein codes for MSTTKFFFLLSIICLGFSSTAQTARIRGIVLNENKQPLENVNITFDGFNTQSNENGFYDVKVPANQKVTVVFTHVSLKKITVVFMLEANEQKEFNPIMNSQAEQMGEVVVVTGNRSVVQGIVNLEPEMIRKIPGANAGVENILKSLPGVNSNNELSTQYAVRGGNYDENLVYVNEIEVYRPFLIRSGQQEGLSFTNTDLVHNVDFSAGGFQAKYGDKLSSVLDITYRKPTTFGASLEASFLGGSIAVDAVSKDKKWSAVTGLRYRNNSLLVNSQETQTNFTPTFADIQTNINYQASAKWQWSFLGNISQNKYQYRPLSRVSNFGTLDSPMALTVFYEGQEKDKYDTYFGAIKSVFNVSDNFTLKFIGSIFHTLEQEYFDILAQYRLGEVDTNIGSETLGDVSFTRGIGSQLSHARNDLDALIVNTEIKGFQDWKNSQIEWGVKYTRESIRDRIIEWEVIDSAGFALNPPILNLPKNDQPYTPYTGQLVPYQDIRATNFNSINRFSGYGQWSLKSNLGTNEVWYNAGIRMHNWEVSGASSLGKSQFTISPRAQFAIKPNWKQDVVFRISGGLYHQPPFYRELRDGDGIVQPNTKAQQSFHIVLGNDYSFKLWDRPFKLLSEVYYKSITDANIYTIDNVRIRYAANNNAVAYAQGVDVRLNGEFVPGTESWISFGYLKTEENSNDRGFIARPTDQRLKFAMLFQDYMPNIPSVKLYLNLVYNTGLPGGSPSYADPYLYQNRLNDYRRVDVGFSKVFIDNTTKKRSSGLFKDCKELALGLEIFNLFNNQNAITNTWVRDVYSKNQYAIPNYMTTRVFNVKLTAKL; via the coding sequence TTGAGTACCACTAAATTCTTTTTTCTTTTATCGATTATTTGTCTTGGTTTTTCTTCAACTGCACAAACTGCAAGAATTCGCGGTATTGTTTTGAATGAAAACAAGCAACCTTTAGAAAATGTCAATATTACATTTGACGGTTTTAATACACAGTCTAATGAGAATGGTTTTTATGATGTTAAAGTCCCGGCAAATCAAAAAGTAACAGTTGTTTTTACACACGTTTCTCTTAAAAAAATTACTGTTGTTTTTATGCTTGAGGCTAATGAGCAAAAGGAATTTAACCCTATAATGAACAGTCAGGCAGAGCAAATGGGAGAGGTTGTTGTAGTGACTGGGAATAGGAGTGTGGTTCAGGGAATAGTAAATCTAGAACCCGAAATGATTCGAAAAATTCCGGGTGCCAATGCAGGAGTTGAAAATATTTTAAAATCCTTGCCAGGTGTGAATTCCAATAATGAGTTAAGCACCCAATATGCTGTGCGTGGTGGGAATTATGATGAAAATTTAGTCTATGTAAACGAGATTGAAGTCTATCGTCCATTTTTGATTCGCTCAGGTCAGCAAGAAGGTTTGAGTTTTACCAATACTGATTTGGTTCATAATGTCGATTTCTCTGCTGGAGGTTTTCAAGCAAAGTACGGAGACAAACTGTCTTCGGTATTAGATATTACTTATAGAAAGCCAACCACTTTTGGCGCAAGCCTTGAAGCTAGTTTTCTTGGCGGAAGCATAGCTGTTGATGCGGTTTCTAAAGATAAAAAATGGTCAGCTGTAACAGGATTACGCTATAGAAATAATTCACTACTTGTGAACAGTCAGGAAACGCAAACTAATTTTACACCAACGTTTGCTGATATTCAAACCAATATTAATTATCAGGCTTCGGCTAAATGGCAGTGGAGTTTTTTAGGAAACATTTCTCAAAATAAATACCAATATCGTCCTTTATCACGCGTTTCAAATTTTGGAACACTTGACAGCCCTATGGCACTTACGGTTTTTTATGAGGGACAAGAGAAAGACAAATACGATACTTATTTTGGAGCAATAAAATCAGTCTTTAATGTTTCGGATAATTTTACGTTAAAATTTATAGGTTCCATCTTCCATACGTTAGAACAAGAATATTTTGATATATTGGCGCAATATAGACTGGGTGAAGTAGATACTAATATTGGTTCAGAAACTCTAGGTGACGTTTCATTCACAAGAGGTATTGGATCACAGCTAAGTCACGCGAGGAATGATCTTGATGCCTTAATTGTAAATACTGAAATAAAAGGATTTCAGGACTGGAAAAACAGCCAAATAGAATGGGGTGTTAAGTATACTCGTGAATCTATTAGAGATAGAATAATAGAGTGGGAGGTCATTGATTCTGCTGGTTTTGCTTTGAATCCACCTATTTTAAATTTGCCAAAAAACGATCAGCCTTATACTCCTTACACGGGACAGTTGGTTCCTTATCAAGACATACGAGCTACAAATTTCAATTCTATAAATCGGTTTTCAGGTTACGGACAATGGAGTTTAAAATCAAATTTAGGAACGAATGAAGTTTGGTATAATGCAGGAATCCGAATGCACAATTGGGAAGTTTCTGGCGCCAGTTCATTGGGTAAGTCTCAATTTACAATAAGTCCAAGAGCTCAGTTTGCCATTAAACCAAATTGGAAACAAGATGTTGTTTTTCGTATTTCTGGAGGTCTTTATCATCAACCGCCTTTCTATAGAGAGCTTAGGGATGGAGACGGCATTGTACAGCCCAACACTAAAGCGCAACAATCTTTTCATATTGTCTTAGGGAATGACTATAGTTTTAAATTGTGGGATCGTCCTTTTAAGTTACTTTCTGAAGTATATTACAAATCTATAACGGATGCTAATATTTACACGATTGATAATGTACGCATACGCTATGCAGCTAATAACAATGCAGTGGCTTACGCCCAAGGTGTAGATGTGCGTTTGAATGGTGAGTTTGTACCCGGAACCGAATCGTGGATCAGTTTTGGGTATTTAAAAACCGAGGAAAATAGCAATGACCGTGGATTTATTGCTAGACCAACAGACCAAAGATTGAAGTTTGCGATGCTTTTTCAAGATTACATGCCTAATATTCCAAGTGTAAAATTGTATTTGAATTTAGTCTACAATACGGGATTACCAGGCGGATCACCATCTTATGCAGATCCTTATTTGTATCAAAACCGATTGAATGATTACCGTAGAGTTGATGTAGGCTTTTCTAAAGTATTTATTGATAATACCACAAAGAAAAGAAGTTCGGGTTTATTTAAAGATTGTAAAGAATTAGCTCTAGGATTAGAAATTTTTAATCTTTTTAACAATCAAAATGCTATTACAAATACTTGGGTTAGGGACGTATATTCTAAAAATCAATATGCAATACCAAATTACATGACCACACGAGTTTTTAATGTGAAATTGACTGCTAAGTTGTAA
- a CDS encoding M23 family metallopeptidase, producing the protein MRFFVLFVFFCSSIQAQNEYPKDYFRSPLDIPMQLSGNFGELRPNHFHAGFDLKTQQKEGLKVYAVADGYVSRIKISTFGNGKTIYINHPNGYTSVYGHLNKAEGEIESYIKKTHYKEQSFEIEMFLKPEELPVKKGDVIALSGNTGASEGPHLHFEFRDTKTEFVINPLLFGFDAFLKDTKKPIVTGVYVYPLDSKTTVNNAKRPVLLNVSLQKDGTYMADKVLSNGVIGFGITAHDIDDVSFNNNGVYKVQTFLNGKPNFGYEFNTYSFTDMRYINALIDYSRYKKMQQRVQKLFMKAPYDLRFIQADENKGVLQVSPNLASLYRIEVSDYFGNKRTISIPIHYDLLPTIIGTDQPQSKYFVKALNDSNFELGNMSVFFPAGTFYEDFNMNFNVVNDTLFLHDDTVPAHSNFTITIEDAKSTEEQRQKMFIGKVQGGKVSYNSTYRKDSVFSTKVKVLGNYKLVSDTVAPTVTMANPIEGKWINEQKSLQLTISDALSGIKTYNGYLNGKWVLFEYDNKTRKITHIFNPEFLQEGANILKVDVTDNMGNSTTFETRFYRGQKK; encoded by the coding sequence ATGAGATTTTTTGTCCTTTTTGTGTTTTTTTGCAGCTCTATTCAAGCGCAAAATGAATATCCAAAAGATTATTTTCGTTCACCTCTTGATATTCCTATGCAATTGTCTGGAAATTTTGGGGAATTAAGACCCAATCATTTTCATGCGGGTTTTGATTTGAAAACCCAACAAAAGGAAGGTTTAAAGGTTTATGCCGTAGCTGATGGATATGTGTCTAGAATTAAAATTTCTACTTTTGGTAACGGAAAAACAATTTATATTAATCATCCTAATGGGTATACTTCTGTTTATGGGCATTTAAATAAGGCTGAAGGTGAAATTGAATCGTACATAAAAAAAACTCACTATAAAGAGCAATCTTTTGAGATTGAAATGTTTTTAAAACCTGAAGAATTGCCTGTAAAAAAAGGAGATGTGATTGCTTTGTCTGGAAATACAGGAGCTTCTGAAGGTCCACATTTGCATTTTGAATTTAGAGATACAAAAACAGAATTTGTTATAAACCCACTACTTTTTGGTTTTGATGCTTTTTTAAAAGACACTAAAAAGCCTATTGTTACGGGTGTTTATGTCTATCCTCTTGATAGTAAAACTACCGTAAATAATGCAAAGCGCCCTGTTTTGTTGAACGTTTCTTTACAAAAAGATGGAACGTACATGGCTGATAAAGTCTTGTCAAATGGTGTGATTGGTTTTGGTATAACAGCTCATGACATTGATGATGTGTCATTTAATAATAATGGTGTTTATAAGGTTCAAACATTTTTGAACGGCAAACCAAATTTTGGGTATGAATTTAATACCTATTCTTTTACTGATATGAGGTATATCAATGCTTTAATTGATTATTCTCGATATAAAAAAATGCAACAGCGAGTGCAAAAACTTTTTATGAAAGCTCCTTATGATTTACGTTTTATACAAGCCGATGAAAATAAAGGGGTTTTGCAGGTTTCTCCTAACTTAGCCTCATTATATAGAATTGAAGTTTCAGATTATTTTGGTAATAAGAGAACCATTTCTATACCCATACATTATGATTTGTTACCTACAATTATTGGCACAGATCAGCCGCAGTCTAAATATTTTGTAAAAGCGTTAAATGACAGTAATTTTGAACTTGGAAACATGTCAGTATTTTTTCCTGCAGGCACTTTTTATGAAGATTTCAATATGAATTTTAATGTGGTTAATGATACTTTGTTTTTACATGATGATACTGTTCCAGCTCATTCTAATTTTACAATTACAATTGAAGATGCAAAGAGTACTGAAGAGCAACGTCAAAAAATGTTTATTGGCAAAGTGCAAGGCGGTAAAGTAAGTTACAATTCTACTTACAGAAAGGATAGTGTTTTTTCTACGAAAGTAAAGGTTTTGGGAAATTACAAGTTGGTATCAGACACGGTGGCGCCTACAGTAACGATGGCAAATCCTATTGAAGGCAAATGGATTAATGAGCAAAAGTCTTTGCAGCTTACTATAAGTGATGCTTTATCCGGAATTAAAACCTATAACGGATACTTGAATGGGAAATGGGTGCTTTTTGAATACGATAATAAAACTCGAAAAATCACTCATATTTTCAATCCAGAATTTTTACAAGAGGGTGCTAATATTTTAAAAGTAGACGTTACTGATAATATGGGAAATTCAACTACTTTTGAAACGCGTTTTTATAGAGGTCAGAAAAAATAA